Proteins from a single region of Cytophagales bacterium:
- a CDS encoding TlpA family protein disulfide reductase — protein MNKTILALFLIAFSFILKAQTVKIVSLSELKSYYEVRNDTTYVVNFWATWCRPCLEELPLFEQIKKNHSDEKVKVLLVSLDFPKQVGKLKKFLTKNKIRSKVVLLDEPDENTWIPQINEKWTGSIPATLIINNAKNYTFFHEGKLTLQELENAIPQ, from the coding sequence ATGAATAAAACAATATTAGCCTTATTCTTAATTGCTTTCTCATTTATACTTAAAGCACAAACTGTAAAAATAGTTTCATTATCCGAATTAAAATCATACTACGAAGTACGCAATGATACCACTTATGTTGTCAATTTCTGGGCTACGTGGTGCCGGCCTTGCCTTGAAGAATTACCTTTGTTTGAGCAGATCAAGAAAAATCATTCTGATGAGAAAGTAAAAGTACTATTAGTTAGCCTTGATTTTCCTAAACAGGTAGGTAAGTTAAAAAAATTCCTAACAAAAAACAAGATCAGGTCAAAAGTGGTTTTATTAGACGAACCAGACGAAAATACCTGGATCCCTCAGATCAACGAAAAATGGACAGGTTCTATTCCTGCCACTTTGATAATCAATAACGCTAAAAATTATACCTTTTTTCATGAAGGTAAGCTCACTTTACAGGAACTGGAAAATGCAATTCCTCAGTAA
- a CDS encoding DUF5106 domain-containing protein: MKNYILKIIVFVCAFIISVKSFAGDGYIIRIKVSGIKDTVCFLANHYGGKQYYKDTARVDANGVFIFKGDKALPGGIYLVIIPGTKYFEFLVTEQNISIETDTLNLVGNLKVKRSEENKLFYGYIRYINNKRKEIGPLRKALRAIKDNEDSTALLKERIAKIDEEVNNYQLTFIKEHSTTLSAKIFKASMEIKIPETPILKNGRKDSLFAYRYYRAHFFDNVDLSDDRLLRTPIIHNKIIKFIQKMTPQIPDSINKAADFVVEKTRANKEVFKYVVHWITNTYEKSKIMGMDAVFVHMAENYYMTDDVYWIDSTQRFRISERVKTLKPLLIGKKAKNLIMKDVHEKQVYSLHDFSGQYTIRLLSGADCKENRSYTVLPLKARFTILCFWDPDCGHCKKTIPKLEAVYQKYKRDDVEIYGVCTEAVLTKCIAFIEKYNLTWLNVADPCYQNNFRADYDISSTPKIFLLDENKKIIAKQLDVKQLDDFLARLLNKKIEPEQEEGSE, encoded by the coding sequence ATGAAGAATTATATTCTTAAAATAATAGTTTTTGTTTGCGCTTTTATAATCAGTGTAAAATCTTTTGCAGGAGATGGTTATATCATCAGGATCAAGGTCAGTGGAATTAAAGACACTGTTTGCTTTCTCGCAAATCATTACGGAGGCAAACAATACTATAAGGATACTGCCAGGGTAGATGCAAACGGAGTATTTATTTTCAAAGGAGATAAAGCATTGCCGGGAGGTATCTACTTAGTCATAATTCCGGGTACAAAATATTTTGAATTTTTGGTCACCGAGCAAAATATTTCAATAGAAACAGACACGCTGAATCTCGTTGGAAACTTGAAGGTCAAACGCTCTGAGGAGAATAAATTATTTTACGGATACATCAGGTATATCAATAATAAAAGAAAGGAAATTGGCCCGCTGAGAAAAGCGCTGAGAGCTATAAAGGATAATGAAGATTCAACCGCATTGTTAAAAGAACGAATTGCTAAAATTGACGAAGAAGTTAATAATTACCAGCTAACATTCATTAAAGAGCACTCAACTACTCTATCCGCTAAAATATTTAAAGCATCAATGGAAATAAAAATTCCGGAGACACCGATCCTTAAAAACGGTAGAAAAGATTCGTTGTTTGCTTATAGATACTATAGAGCGCATTTTTTTGATAATGTTGACCTTTCTGATGACAGGTTGTTGAGAACTCCGATCATACACAATAAGATTATAAAATTCATTCAAAAAATGACTCCGCAGATACCTGATTCTATCAATAAAGCGGCTGATTTTGTTGTGGAAAAAACAAGAGCAAACAAAGAAGTATTCAAATATGTAGTCCACTGGATCACGAATACTTATGAAAAATCAAAGATAATGGGTATGGATGCAGTGTTTGTGCATATGGCTGAGAATTATTATATGACTGACGATGTTTACTGGATAGATTCAACCCAGCGATTCAGGATAAGCGAGAGGGTGAAAACGTTAAAACCGCTGTTGATCGGGAAAAAAGCCAAAAATTTAATAATGAAAGATGTTCATGAAAAGCAGGTCTATTCTCTGCATGATTTTTCCGGCCAATATACTATCCGCTTATTATCCGGAGCGGACTGCAAAGAAAACCGGAGCTATACGGTTCTGCCTTTAAAAGCCAGGTTTACGATTCTTTGTTTCTGGGACCCGGATTGCGGGCATTGTAAAAAAACCATACCGAAGCTTGAAGCTGTCTATCAAAAATATAAAAGAGATGATGTTGAAATTTACGGTGTTTGTACTGAAGCTGTTCTTACTAAATGCATTGCTTTTATTGAAAAGTATAATTTGACATGGCTGAATGTAGCTGATCCCTGTTATCAAAATAACTTCCGAGCTGACTATGATATCAGCAGCACGCCTAAAATATTCCTTTTAGATGAAAATAAAAAAATAATAGCTAAACAGCTTGATGTGAAGCAATTGGATGATTTTTTGGCGAGATTGCTGAATAAAAAGATAGAACCCGAACAGGAAGAGGGTAGTGAGTAG
- a CDS encoding cation transporter, translating into MTKNSTGNIKVAFFLNLCFTIIEIFGGIWTNSIAILSDALHDLGDSFSLGLAWYLERFSAKKASKNFTFGYRRFSLLGALINGLILVGGSLYILSKAIPRIINPEPSYAEGMFFFALGGIIVNGLAVLRLKGGKTLNERVITWHLLEDVLGWAAILIVSIVLMFKEIYILDPILSILITLYVLYNGLKYLKKTLFVFLQGTPEQINISEIENKIITIDDVQSVHHTQTWSLDGEQHVLTTHVVIKENISQKDIIMIKEKVKSLVSHLNIQHVTLEVEYENEKCELK; encoded by the coding sequence ATGACCAAAAACAGTACCGGCAATATTAAAGTTGCTTTCTTCCTCAACCTCTGTTTTACCATTATAGAAATATTCGGAGGGATATGGACAAATAGTATAGCAATCCTGTCAGACGCCTTGCACGACCTGGGGGATAGCTTTTCGCTTGGTCTTGCCTGGTACCTGGAAAGATTTTCTGCTAAAAAAGCAAGCAAAAACTTTACCTTCGGCTACAGGCGTTTTTCTTTACTTGGAGCTTTAATAAATGGCCTGATCCTGGTAGGAGGCTCTTTATATATACTTTCTAAAGCAATACCGAGAATTATTAATCCTGAACCATCTTATGCGGAAGGGATGTTTTTCTTTGCCCTTGGAGGGATCATAGTGAATGGGTTGGCGGTACTGCGCTTAAAAGGTGGAAAAACGCTCAACGAACGGGTTATAACATGGCATTTACTGGAAGATGTATTGGGCTGGGCAGCCATATTGATTGTGAGTATCGTGCTGATGTTTAAAGAAATTTATATCCTTGACCCCATTCTGTCAATCCTTATTACCTTATATGTACTCTACAATGGCTTAAAATATTTGAAAAAAACTTTATTTGTTTTCCTTCAAGGAACTCCGGAACAAATTAATATTAGTGAAATCGAAAATAAAATTATTACAATTGATGATGTGCAATCAGTTCACCATACACAAACCTGGTCGCTTGATGGTGAACAACACGTGCTCACCACCCATGTAGTGATTAAGGAAAATATTTCCCAAAAGGATATAATCATGATAAAAGAAAAAGTGAAATCCCTGGTCTCTCATCTCAATATTCAACATGTTACTTTGGAAGTGGAATATGAAAATGAGAAATGTGAACTAAAATAA
- a CDS encoding 1,4-dihydroxy-2-naphthoate polyprenyltransferase: MNTLKSWISAIRLRTLTLALASIGMGSFLAASHRAFDLTIFILCALTATLLQILSNLANDYGDWQHGADNVSRKGPQRAVQSGYITPDTMKIAIVVFAVLTLISGSYLLFTAFIPHRLPSVNSLFFFFLLGILAIAAAIKYTAGKNPYGYAGLGDIFVMFFFGWVGVFGTYCLHQLQSFTTDAAFIAEISFTVMLPASSCGFFCVAVLNVNNIRDIESDKIAGKKSIPVRIGAFKAKIYHWFLLICGIGCTLIYIMVNYKSASQLLFLISIPLVLMNGIAVWKKQPVELDPYLKQMAMATLIFVVTFGIGELIAIYRT; the protein is encoded by the coding sequence ATGAACACTTTAAAGTCCTGGATCTCTGCTATAAGATTACGAACCTTAACCCTTGCCTTAGCAAGTATTGGGATGGGCAGCTTTTTAGCTGCCTCTCATCGTGCTTTTGATCTAACGATTTTCATTCTTTGCGCCTTAACTGCTACGTTGTTGCAAATATTATCAAACCTTGCTAATGACTACGGTGACTGGCAGCATGGTGCCGATAACGTTAGCAGGAAAGGGCCTCAAAGAGCAGTTCAGTCGGGCTATATTACTCCCGATACTATGAAGATTGCTATTGTGGTCTTCGCAGTATTAACTTTAATTTCAGGCTCATATCTACTTTTTACAGCATTTATTCCTCATCGCCTTCCATCTGTAAACAGCCTTTTTTTCTTTTTTCTATTGGGAATATTAGCCATTGCAGCAGCTATTAAATACACAGCAGGAAAAAACCCTTACGGCTATGCCGGATTAGGAGATATTTTTGTGATGTTTTTCTTCGGCTGGGTAGGTGTGTTTGGTACCTATTGCCTTCATCAACTACAGAGTTTTACTACTGATGCTGCTTTTATTGCTGAGATCAGCTTTACAGTTATGTTACCAGCCTCCAGTTGTGGTTTTTTTTGCGTAGCAGTATTAAATGTGAATAACATCAGAGACATTGAATCAGATAAGATTGCAGGTAAAAAATCTATTCCTGTGAGAATTGGAGCTTTTAAAGCAAAAATTTATCATTGGTTTTTATTGATATGCGGTATTGGATGCACTTTGATCTACATCATGGTCAATTATAAGAGCGCTTCACAGCTTCTGTTTCTTATCAGCATACCACTCGTATTAATGAACGGCATTGCTGTCTGGAAGAAACAGCCCGTAGAACTGGATCCTTATTTGAAACAAATGGCCATGGCTACGCTGATATTTGTCGTCACTTTTGGTATAGGAGAGTTAATTGCGATATATAGAACATAA
- a CDS encoding glutathione peroxidase, which translates to MKTLYSIIILLSSCFGMKEVRSKPEKNMQQSTTSFYDIKMKAIDGKEIDFSMYKGKKVLLVNVASKCGYTPQYTELQELHQKYGDKVTVLGFPANNFGKQEPGTNEEIVQFCKKNYGVTFQMFEKISVIGDDQHPLYQWISDPEQNGWNDQRPRWNFTKYLINEDGELVKSFGSGVKPMSEEILSAINK; encoded by the coding sequence ATGAAAACCCTTTATTCAATCATCATTCTGTTATCTTCCTGTTTCGGCATGAAAGAGGTAAGATCAAAACCTGAAAAAAATATGCAGCAATCAACAACATCATTCTATGATATTAAGATGAAGGCAATTGATGGAAAAGAAATTGACTTTTCCATGTATAAAGGCAAAAAAGTTTTGCTTGTAAATGTTGCCTCAAAATGCGGCTATACGCCTCAATATACTGAGCTGCAGGAATTACACCAGAAATATGGTGATAAAGTAACCGTGCTTGGATTCCCTGCAAATAATTTTGGCAAACAGGAGCCGGGGACGAATGAAGAAATTGTGCAATTTTGCAAAAAGAATTACGGAGTAACTTTCCAGATGTTTGAAAAGATCTCTGTAATAGGTGATGATCAGCATCCGCTTTATCAATGGATCTCAGACCCTGAACAGAATGGCTGGAATGACCAGCGACCCAGGTGGAATTTTACCAAATATCTCATTAATGAAGATGGGGAGCTTGTCAAATCTTTCGGGTCAGGCGTTAAGCCGATGAGTGAGGAAATATTGAGCGCGATCAATAAGTGA
- a CDS encoding Uma2 family endonuclease yields MQTAILENESIRKMVLPITVEQYHHWLEEAGSIGEKTELLNGIIIEIMPKSPEHTYIVAELYELLRALIPEDLLIRKEDPLTFDRSEPEPDISIVEGKIKKYRFSHPDKALLVIEIAVSSLDIDRKKASIYAKANIPEYWLFDIKLKRVEVYSQPLEGSYRKKKIYNITDSIPLKIGKEKTINLKEIF; encoded by the coding sequence ATGCAAACTGCAATTTTAGAAAACGAAAGTATCCGAAAAATGGTACTTCCAATAACGGTAGAGCAATACCATCACTGGTTAGAAGAAGCTGGGAGTATTGGAGAAAAAACCGAATTGTTAAATGGAATAATTATAGAAATAATGCCAAAGTCACCAGAACACACTTATATCGTAGCTGAATTATACGAATTGTTACGAGCATTAATCCCTGAGGATTTGCTGATCCGTAAGGAAGATCCATTAACTTTTGATAGATCAGAACCTGAACCTGATATTTCAATTGTTGAGGGTAAAATAAAAAAATACAGGTTTTCACATCCTGATAAGGCACTTTTGGTAATCGAAATTGCCGTATCCAGTTTAGATATTGACCGGAAAAAAGCTTCCATATATGCTAAAGCAAACATCCCGGAGTATTGGCTTTTTGATATTAAATTAAAACGTGTAGAAGTTTATTCACAGCCTTTAGAAGGTTCTTATAGAAAAAAGAAAATTTACAATATCACCGATTCTATTCCTTTAAAAATCGGAAAAGAAAAGACGATCAATTTAAAGGAAATTTTTTAG
- a CDS encoding arginine--tRNA ligase yields MDLNKILIKQIATSFKKLFDLNLKEAAISLQPTTKEFEGDFTFVTFPFSKITKCSPQDTAKKIGEYIKQHTNEVADFNVVKGFLNIIISDEAWVNVFNKISVRWKPRGIRGRHLKPHKGGKRDGEVPPLGRTMSSGHRASIAGGRGAVRGAKIMVEYSSPNTNKPLHLGHLRNNFLGFSVCEILKANGYEVIKTNLINDKGIHICKSMLAYQKFGNSETPESTGIKGDRLVGDYYVKFEKAYQEQILQLKSKGVGDEATQKEAPLMVEAREMLHKWEKGDKTVRKLWKTMNDWVYKGFDATYKSIGVDFDKLYYESDTYLLGKEIVEQGLKDGLFLVQDDGSVWVDLTGDGLDDKLLLRADGTSVYITQDLGTADLKYKDHKMQRSVYVVGNEQDHHFDVLKKILKKLNKPYAEGIYHLSYGMVDLPAGKMKSREGTVVDADDLVAEMIAIAEKHTKELGKIEGFTKADAKQLYRVLALGALKFFLLKVDPKKRMLFNTKESIDFQGFTGPFVQYTYARISSILRKAKEKFSRKDAKLFDFFSLRPLSRVLGKKHSLHQTEREVIILLSRFPDRIKEAGEAYSPAIIAQYVYDLAKTYNRFYVEVPVLSEKNHDTLFFRIIFSYIVAQTIKRAMALLGIEVPERM; encoded by the coding sequence ATGGATTTAAACAAAATTCTAATAAAACAAATCGCCACATCATTTAAAAAGTTATTTGATCTTAATTTAAAAGAGGCAGCTATAAGCCTTCAGCCTACCACTAAAGAATTTGAAGGCGACTTCACCTTTGTCACATTTCCGTTTTCTAAAATTACAAAATGTTCACCACAAGATACTGCTAAAAAGATCGGGGAGTATATAAAGCAGCATACTAATGAAGTTGCTGATTTCAACGTTGTAAAAGGGTTTTTAAATATTATCATTAGTGATGAAGCTTGGGTTAATGTATTCAACAAGATTTCTGTCAGGTGGAAACCCCGAGGAATTCGGGGCAGGCACCTGAAACCACACAAGGGTGGGAAAAGGGATGGGGAAGTCCCCCCTTTGGGGAGGACGATGTCCAGTGGACATCGGGCCAGCATAGCGGGAGGCAGGGGGGCTGTTAGGGGGGCTAAAATAATGGTAGAATATTCGTCTCCGAATACCAACAAACCATTGCACCTGGGTCATTTGAGAAATAACTTTTTAGGTTTTTCGGTCTGTGAAATTTTAAAGGCAAATGGTTATGAAGTGATCAAAACAAACCTCATAAACGATAAAGGCATCCACATCTGTAAGTCAATGCTTGCTTACCAGAAATTCGGAAACAGCGAAACGCCGGAATCAACCGGCATTAAAGGAGACCGCCTGGTGGGTGATTATTACGTAAAATTTGAGAAAGCTTACCAGGAACAAATTCTGCAGTTGAAAAGCAAAGGAGTTGGAGACGAAGCTACCCAAAAAGAAGCTCCATTAATGGTAGAAGCACGGGAGATGTTACATAAATGGGAAAAGGGAGATAAAACAGTGAGAAAATTATGGAAAACAATGAATGATTGGGTTTATAAGGGATTTGACGCTACCTATAAGTCAATCGGGGTTGATTTTGACAAACTTTATTACGAATCTGATACGTATTTACTGGGTAAAGAAATTGTGGAGCAGGGATTGAAAGATGGCCTGTTTTTAGTGCAAGATGATGGCTCTGTATGGGTTGACCTAACGGGTGATGGCCTGGATGATAAATTATTGCTCAGGGCTGACGGAACATCTGTTTATATCACGCAAGACCTTGGAACAGCCGACCTGAAGTATAAAGATCATAAAATGCAAAGATCTGTTTATGTGGTAGGCAATGAGCAGGATCATCATTTTGATGTATTAAAGAAAATTTTGAAAAAGCTAAACAAGCCGTATGCTGAAGGTATTTACCACCTCTCTTATGGAATGGTTGACCTGCCTGCGGGCAAAATGAAATCCAGGGAAGGAACCGTAGTAGATGCCGATGACCTTGTAGCGGAAATGATCGCAATTGCAGAAAAACACACAAAAGAATTGGGCAAAATAGAAGGTTTTACAAAAGCAGACGCCAAACAGCTATATCGTGTGCTTGCTCTGGGGGCGTTGAAATTTTTTCTGCTAAAAGTTGATCCCAAAAAGAGAATGCTTTTCAATACAAAAGAATCCATTGATTTCCAGGGATTTACAGGCCCTTTTGTGCAATATACTTATGCACGAATTTCTTCGATATTAAGAAAAGCTAAAGAAAAATTTTCTCGCAAAGACGCAAAGTTGTTTGATTTTTTTTCTTTGCGGCCTTTGTCCCGGGTACTCGGGAAGAAACATTCTTTGCATCAAACAGAGCGTGAAGTTATAATTTTGTTAAGCAGATTTCCTGATAGGATTAAAGAAGCCGGAGAAGCGTATTCTCCTGCCATTATTGCTCAATATGTGTATGACCTGGCAAAAACGTATAACCGTTTTTATGTTGAAGTTCCTGTTTTAAGTGAAAAAAATCACGATACACTTTTTTTTAGAATTATTTTTTCGTATATTGTGGCACAAACTATAAAAAGGGCAATGGCGCTGTTAGGTATTGAGGTACCGGAGAGAATGTAA
- a CDS encoding GTPase, with amino-acid sequence MAKKNVIIIGAAGRDFHNFNTYFRNNPDYNVVAFTAAQIPDIEDRKYPAALAGDQYPSGIPIYLEEELPKLIKKHNVDDCVFSYSDVSYNYVMGMGAIVNAAGANFVLLGTRDTMIKSTKPLVAVGAIRTGCGKSQTSRRLVELLMAKGLKVVAIRHPMPYGDLTKQGVQRFATVDDLKKHNCTIEEMEEYEPHVIRGNVIYAGIDYEAIIREAEKEADVILWDGGNNDFPFYKPDLTVIVTDPHRAGHELSYYAGEINLRNADVVVINKMDSASMEDTQIVRDSIAKVNPDAIVVDAASPISVDKPEIIKGKRVLAIEDGPTLTHGEMKYGAAIVAARKFGAKELVDPRPFAVGKMAKTYEIYPNIGTLLPAMGYGDEQLKDLQETINRSDAEAVIIGTPIDLSRIIKIDKPNTRVYYDLQEIGRPNLEEVIDEFVEKYELKLEEVAG; translated from the coding sequence ATGGCAAAAAAGAACGTAATCATCATCGGTGCAGCAGGTAGAGATTTTCATAATTTCAATACTTATTTCAGGAATAACCCTGACTACAATGTAGTAGCTTTTACCGCAGCGCAAATTCCTGATATTGAAGATAGGAAATACCCTGCAGCATTAGCAGGTGACCAGTATCCTTCAGGTATACCGATCTATCTGGAAGAAGAATTACCCAAACTGATCAAAAAACATAATGTAGACGACTGTGTCTTCTCTTACAGTGACGTATCTTATAATTATGTAATGGGGATGGGCGCTATTGTAAATGCAGCAGGCGCTAATTTTGTATTATTAGGAACCAGGGATACTATGATCAAAAGTACAAAACCATTGGTTGCTGTGGGAGCGATCAGAACCGGGTGCGGCAAAAGTCAGACTTCACGGAGGCTTGTAGAATTATTGATGGCAAAAGGGCTTAAAGTCGTTGCTATCCGGCACCCTATGCCTTATGGTGATCTGACGAAACAAGGGGTTCAAAGATTTGCAACGGTAGATGACCTGAAAAAACACAATTGCACCATTGAAGAGATGGAAGAATATGAACCACACGTCATTCGGGGTAATGTCATTTATGCAGGCATAGATTATGAAGCGATTATAAGAGAAGCTGAAAAAGAAGCAGATGTTATTTTATGGGATGGTGGCAACAATGATTTTCCATTTTACAAACCCGACCTGACCGTAATTGTTACTGACCCGCACAGGGCCGGACATGAATTAAGCTATTATGCAGGTGAAATCAATTTGAGAAATGCTGATGTGGTGGTTATCAATAAGATGGACAGCGCCTCCATGGAAGATACTCAAATTGTGAGAGATAGCATTGCAAAGGTCAATCCTGATGCCATCGTAGTTGACGCAGCATCACCGATCAGTGTAGATAAACCTGAAATTATTAAAGGCAAGAGAGTGCTGGCAATAGAAGACGGGCCTACTTTAACCCATGGAGAAATGAAGTATGGGGCAGCTATTGTAGCGGCAAGAAAGTTCGGGGCAAAAGAACTCGTTGATCCAAGGCCTTTTGCTGTCGGGAAAATGGCAAAAACTTACGAAATATACCCTAATATCGGCACGCTCTTACCCGCTATGGGTTACGGAGATGAACAGTTGAAAGATCTCCAGGAAACCATCAACAGATCAGATGCTGAGGCAGTAATTATCGGTACGCCTATTGACCTGAGCAGGATCATTAAGATTGATAAGCCGAATACAAGGGTATATTATGATCTGCAGGAGATCGGCAGACCCAATCTTGAGGAAGTTATTGATGAGTTTGTGGAGAAGTATGAACTGAAATTAGAGGAGGTGGCTGGATAA
- a CDS encoding clan AA aspartic protease, whose protein sequence is MGKVTEKIKLTSLKDIHAVEFGIKNKKDIRSVVVEGLADTGATLLVLPEDIAKKIGLKKYREAKVTYADNRQAKKGVARGIMIEILNRTTEVECVIEKEGTKTLIGQIPLEALDLYVDCKKGRLVPRPESPDMPMIDLF, encoded by the coding sequence ATGGGAAAAGTTACAGAAAAAATCAAGCTCACTAGCCTTAAAGATATCCATGCCGTTGAGTTTGGTATCAAAAATAAAAAAGATATACGATCAGTTGTAGTAGAAGGGTTAGCAGACACAGGAGCCACGTTGCTGGTATTACCTGAAGACATTGCTAAAAAAATTGGTTTGAAAAAATACCGTGAAGCTAAGGTAACCTATGCCGATAATCGTCAAGCAAAAAAAGGGGTCGCCCGCGGAATAATGATTGAGATATTAAACAGAACCACAGAAGTTGAATGTGTAATTGAAAAAGAAGGTACAAAAACTTTGATAGGACAAATACCCCTTGAAGCCCTTGATCTTTATGTGGATTGTAAAAAAGGCAGGTTGGTTCCCCGTCCTGAATCACCTGATATGCCTATGATAGATTTGTTTTGA
- the rocD gene encoding ornithine--oxo-acid transaminase, with the protein MVSTEAIALEEHYGAHNYRSLPVVLCKGEGVFVWDTEGKRYYDFLSAYSALNQGHCHPKIIRAMTEQAQKLTLTSRAFYNDCLGEYEKYVTEYFGYDKVLPMNTGAEGVETALKLARKWGYQKKGIAENKAKIIVCENNFHGRTITIISASNDPDARNDFGPFTPGIVSIPYNNVDALAKELEDANVTAFLVEPIQGEAGVLVPDEGYISKTHALCKEKNVLFIADEVQTGIARTGKRLACDHENIKPDVLILGKAISGGLYPVSAVLADDDIMLCIKPNEHGSTFGGNPVACKVAIAALEVVEEERLAENADHLGKIMRNELSKIDSPMITTVRGKGLLNAIVIKPTNGKVAWDVCLALKDNGLLAKPTHDDIIRFAPPLIMTEEQLMECVEIIKKTILSF; encoded by the coding sequence ATGGTTTCAACAGAAGCAATCGCCTTAGAAGAACATTACGGTGCCCACAACTACCGCTCGCTTCCTGTAGTATTGTGCAAAGGTGAAGGAGTATTTGTATGGGACACAGAAGGAAAGCGGTATTACGATTTCCTGTCGGCTTATTCTGCCCTGAACCAGGGACATTGTCATCCAAAAATAATAAGGGCAATGACCGAACAAGCCCAAAAGCTTACTTTAACCTCGCGGGCATTCTACAACGACTGCCTTGGGGAGTATGAAAAGTATGTGACCGAATATTTCGGTTACGATAAAGTATTGCCTATGAATACCGGTGCCGAAGGGGTAGAAACGGCCCTGAAGCTTGCCCGGAAGTGGGGGTATCAGAAAAAAGGCATTGCTGAAAATAAGGCAAAGATCATCGTTTGTGAGAATAACTTTCACGGAAGAACGATAACCATCATCTCTGCTTCCAACGACCCTGACGCCAGGAATGATTTCGGGCCCTTCACACCGGGCATTGTGTCCATTCCTTACAATAACGTTGACGCTTTGGCCAAAGAGCTTGAAGATGCCAACGTTACTGCATTTTTGGTAGAGCCGATCCAGGGTGAAGCAGGCGTACTTGTGCCGGATGAAGGTTACATTTCCAAAACTCATGCTTTATGCAAAGAGAAAAATGTGTTGTTCATTGCCGATGAGGTGCAAACAGGAATAGCAAGAACAGGTAAACGCCTGGCATGTGACCATGAAAATATAAAACCTGATGTGCTGATCCTTGGTAAAGCTATTTCAGGCGGCCTGTACCCGGTATCTGCTGTCCTTGCTGATGATGATATTATGTTGTGTATCAAGCCCAATGAGCATGGTTCTACTTTCGGAGGAAACCCGGTTGCCTGCAAAGTCGCTATTGCAGCGCTTGAGGTTGTGGAAGAAGAGCGCCTGGCTGAAAATGCTGATCATTTGGGGAAGATCATGAGAAATGAGTTGAGTAAAATTGATTCACCAATGATTACCACAGTTAGAGGAAAGGGATTGCTCAATGCAATAGTTATAAAGCCCACTAATGGAAAGGTGGCATGGGATGTTTGCCTTGCCCTGAAAGATAATGGATTGCTTGCCAAGCCAACCCACGATGATATCATTCGTTTTGCCCCACCATTGATAATGACAGAGGAGCAGTTGATGGAATGTGTGGAGATAATCAAAAAGACGATACTTTCTTTTTAG